The following are encoded in a window of Elusimicrobiota bacterium genomic DNA:
- the queF gene encoding preQ(1) synthase, which translates to MVYDNRKPGKIEVKAQRAVGKTFTPEIVDSSILETFPYEYPHRGVDVVHMTNEFTCVCPFSGLPDFAELIIAYVPNKKCIELKSLKYYLYSYRQVKIFNEHVVNKILDDLVNVSKPRKMTVTGKFTTRGGISTTVSAEYNGKKK; encoded by the coding sequence ATGGTGTATGATAACAGAAAACCTGGTAAAATTGAGGTTAAAGCTCAGCGCGCGGTTGGGAAAACGTTTACTCCTGAGATAGTAGACAGTAGTATATTGGAAACATTCCCGTATGAATACCCGCATCGCGGGGTGGATGTTGTGCATATGACAAACGAGTTTACTTGTGTATGCCCGTTTTCGGGGTTACCCGATTTCGCGGAACTCATTATCGCGTATGTACCAAATAAAAAATGTATTGAACTAAAATCGTTGAAGTATTACCTATACTCCTACCGCCAGGTGAAGATTTTTAATGAGCATGTGGTTAATAAAATACTGGATGATCTCGTGAATGTATCCAAACCGCGGAAAATGACGGTTACCGGTAAGTTCACCACCCGCGGGGGTATATCCACAACGGTTTCGGCGGAGTATAACGGTAAGAAAAAGTAG
- a CDS encoding DUF819 family protein, translating into MMITNPIGILTVLVVALGGIYWVSGFKKLEKFFDIFPPIIWCYFIPMILSTAGILPSDTPLYKSMKEVLLPAALVLLLLSTDLPGIVRLGFIALSMMFIGTFGIILGASVSTLIFKPWLPADAWMGIGALSGSWIGGSANMIAIKEALGTPANIFTPMVVVDTVVGYSWMGIMIALSVHQDKFDRWNHSTRGAIDDIAKRLLVAQTQGQKQARTADLSIMLALAFGLGFLSVELGRLLPDIKGIANYFTWAIVLATTFGLLLSYTKVSKLETVGASKFGYLMLYLMLASVGAQGDLKAVIQAPVFILLGIVWVMVHIGCLFIGARVLKAPMFFAATASMANIGGTVTSPIIAAIYQPGLAPVGLLLAVLGQIMGTYLGIVVAYIAKWILSL; encoded by the coding sequence ATGATGATAACTAATCCAATTGGTATTCTGACAGTTCTGGTGGTAGCACTTGGTGGAATTTACTGGGTGTCAGGCTTTAAAAAACTGGAGAAATTCTTTGATATATTTCCGCCGATAATATGGTGTTACTTCATCCCGATGATATTGAGTACTGCAGGGATACTGCCTTCTGATACGCCGTTGTATAAGTCAATGAAAGAAGTTCTTCTCCCGGCAGCGCTTGTATTGTTGTTATTAAGTACCGACCTTCCCGGTATTGTGAGGCTGGGTTTTATCGCGTTGTCCATGATGTTTATCGGTACGTTTGGGATTATACTAGGCGCGTCAGTATCGACATTGATATTTAAACCATGGCTTCCTGCGGATGCGTGGATGGGTATCGGTGCATTATCCGGCAGTTGGATCGGTGGGAGTGCGAATATGATCGCTATAAAAGAAGCACTGGGTACGCCAGCTAATATTTTTACTCCGATGGTAGTAGTGGATACCGTAGTGGGTTATAGCTGGATGGGGATAATGATCGCATTATCAGTGCATCAGGATAAGTTTGATAGATGGAACCATTCCACCCGTGGAGCGATTGATGATATCGCTAAACGGTTACTGGTAGCTCAGACTCAGGGCCAAAAACAGGCACGTACGGCGGATCTGTCAATAATGCTGGCGTTGGCGTTTGGGTTAGGATTTTTATCCGTTGAACTTGGGCGGTTATTGCCGGATATAAAAGGTATTGCGAATTATTTTACCTGGGCGATAGTATTAGCGACAACGTTTGGGTTATTGTTGTCCTACACAAAAGTATCAAAACTGGAAACAGTTGGCGCGTCAAAGTTTGGGTATCTCATGCTATACCTTATGCTCGCGTCAGTTGGCGCACAGGGGGATCTTAAGGCTGTAATTCAGGCACCGGTGTTTATTTTACTGGGAATAGTATGGGTGATGGTGCATATTGGATGTTTATTCATAGGTGCACGGGTGTTAAAAGCGCCAATGTTTTTCGCTGCAACTGCAAGTATGGCAAATATAGGGGGTACGGTTACCTCGCCGATTATTGCGGCAATATACCAACCCGGCCTTGCACCGGTAGGGTTGTTACTGGCGGTACTGGGACAAATTATGGGGACGTATCTCGGGATCGTGGTGGCGTATATCGCGAAATGGATTTTGTCATTGTGA